One segment of Candidatus Liberimonas magnetica DNA contains the following:
- the dprA gene encoding DNA-processing protein DprA — translation MDIEKKAVITLVLLPEIGPVRFQNLINRFGSAVQVLNSSWEELNLVEDINENLSKKIARAKNEVDTDKEIELAAKLGINIVTCFEYEYPKALRNLYNYPAVVYIKGEIKDIDILSVGIVGTRHPTNYGRNAALQFAKDFAKYEVTTISGLARGIDTEVHSSTINAGGRTLAVLGNGLNRHYPPENRKLEEKIVKQGALISEFPLDIEPDRQNFPRRNRIISGLSLATLVVEADIKSGALITARYSVEQGKDVFAVPGPIFSKYSRGTHHLIKSGAQLVEGAKEVLESIEPLAVWLKEKESTSIIREKEDIELDQKGRKVMDILDNNIEGVSIDYFLENLDIPFGELSSTLVNLELKGILRSLPGKIYVKNH, via the coding sequence ATGGACATAGAAAAAAAAGCAGTTATTACTCTTGTCTTATTGCCTGAGATCGGGCCGGTGCGGTTTCAGAATTTAATTAACAGGTTCGGTTCAGCTGTCCAGGTTTTAAATTCTTCATGGGAAGAGTTAAACCTGGTGGAAGACATCAATGAAAACCTGTCAAAGAAAATAGCAAGAGCAAAAAATGAAGTAGATACAGATAAAGAGATAGAGCTTGCCGCAAAACTTGGAATTAATATCGTAACATGTTTTGAATATGAGTATCCAAAGGCCCTTAGAAATTTATATAATTACCCTGCCGTTGTTTATATAAAAGGCGAAATAAAGGATATTGATATCTTAAGCGTAGGTATCGTAGGTACCAGGCATCCGACTAATTACGGCAGGAATGCCGCTTTGCAATTTGCAAAAGATTTTGCAAAGTACGAAGTTACTACGATATCCGGCCTTGCAAGAGGCATTGACACCGAAGTGCACAGCTCAACGATCAATGCTGGCGGGAGGACTCTGGCGGTCCTTGGAAACGGGCTTAACCGGCATTACCCGCCGGAGAACAGGAAGCTCGAAGAAAAAATAGTTAAGCAAGGGGCCTTAATAAGCGAGTTCCCGCTAGATATAGAGCCTGACAGGCAGAATTTCCCTAGAAGGAACAGGATAATTTCGGGACTTTCACTTGCCACTCTGGTCGTTGAGGCGGATATAAAAAGCGGCGCACTGATAACTGCCCGGTATTCCGTTGAACAGGGAAAGGATGTTTTTGCAGTCCCAGGCCCGATATTCTCGAAATACAGCCGGGGTACTCACCATTTAATAAAATCAGGAGCTCAACTTGTTGAAGGCGCAAAAGAAGTCTTAGAGTCAATAGAACCTTTGGCCGTGTGGCTAAAAGAGAAGGAGTCAACAAGTATCATAAGAGAAAAAGAAGATATAGAGCTTGATCAAAAAGGAAGAAAAGTAATGGATATCCTGGATAACAATATAGAGGGGGTTTCAATTGATTATTTTCTTGAGAACCTGGATATCCCTTTCGGTGAACTTTCTTCGACTCTAGTGAACCTTGAACTAAAAGGGATACTTCGTAGTTTACCCGGGAAAATTTACGTAAAAAATCATTAA
- the topA gene encoding type I DNA topoisomerase — translation MKAPKYLVIVESPTKEKTISKMLGSDYMVLSSYGHIRDLPSSKLGVDIEDNFKPSYIIMPKAKKLLPDLKEGAKKTKLVYLATDYDREGEAIAWHLQKALDLPDTKIKRITFHEITQSAIKEALENPRKIDLNLVDSQQARRVLDRLVGYKLSPLLWKKIKYGLSAGRVQSVAVHLICEREKEIAKFNSLEYWSVHAELEKEKEDKSHFISNLFSKGTVRYEKLDVKNKEAVDVILKDLENAQYVVSKVERKEQRRSPLPPYITSSMQQDASRRINFSAAKTMMMAQKLYEGMPIGDEGNVGLITYMRTDSFNVAVQAQKEAKKYVEEKYGKNFLPEKQRIYQTKSKSAQEAHEAIRPTSVYRAPNDIKKYLSGDEFKLYELIWQRFVSSQMTDAVYDTLSCDIKAKNYIFRATGKTLKFSGFLQVYEILENDNGKEKDDKDSSLPDLIEGEKLSLIKLYPEQHFTEPPPRFNEASLIKALEEHGIGRPSTYAPIIKTIQDRSYVRMDQRRFFPTQLGSLVDSVLAKHFAEIVDIEFTAGVEEKLDLIAEGSSKWTKVIEEFYTPFSKDLEQADKNMERQKIKPEESKEICPKCGKPMVIRDSRRGRFLACSGFPECRTTFSIDKNNDIIVKPAPEATGQVCEKCGKPMLKRFGKRGPFLACSGFPGCRNTKRLPKEDGNKEQDEK, via the coding sequence ATGAAAGCGCCAAAATACCTGGTCATAGTGGAATCGCCGACAAAAGAAAAAACAATATCAAAGATGCTGGGCTCAGATTATATGGTATTGAGCTCTTACGGGCATATAAGGGACCTGCCGAGCAGTAAACTCGGGGTAGACATTGAAGATAACTTCAAGCCGTCTTATATTATCATGCCTAAGGCAAAGAAGCTTTTGCCGGACCTAAAAGAGGGAGCAAAGAAAACAAAACTGGTTTATCTTGCCACTGATTATGACCGCGAAGGAGAAGCCATCGCCTGGCATCTGCAGAAAGCCCTGGACCTGCCTGATACTAAAATAAAGAGGATAACATTTCACGAGATAACGCAGAGCGCCATAAAAGAGGCGCTTGAAAATCCAAGAAAAATAGACCTTAATCTTGTGGACAGCCAGCAGGCAAGAAGGGTCCTTGACCGCCTGGTAGGTTATAAGCTTTCTCCTCTTTTATGGAAAAAGATAAAGTACGGCCTTTCTGCAGGAAGGGTTCAGTCCGTTGCCGTTCATCTTATCTGCGAAAGAGAAAAGGAAATTGCAAAATTCAACTCCCTGGAATACTGGAGCGTGCATGCAGAGCTTGAAAAAGAAAAAGAGGATAAGTCCCACTTTATTTCAAACCTTTTTTCAAAGGGAACTGTAAGGTACGAGAAACTTGATGTAAAGAATAAAGAAGCTGTTGATGTTATATTAAAAGACCTCGAAAATGCCCAATATGTCGTGTCAAAGGTAGAAAGAAAAGAACAGCGCCGTTCCCCGCTGCCTCCTTATATTACTTCCTCAATGCAGCAGGATGCTTCAAGAAGGATAAATTTTTCGGCTGCCAAAACCATGATGATGGCCCAGAAGCTGTACGAAGGCATGCCTATCGGAGATGAGGGAAACGTGGGTTTGATAACTTATATGAGGACTGACTCATTTAACGTGGCCGTCCAGGCGCAAAAGGAGGCCAAAAAGTATGTAGAAGAAAAGTACGGAAAAAACTTTTTGCCCGAAAAACAAAGGATCTATCAAACAAAATCAAAAAGCGCTCAGGAAGCGCATGAAGCTATACGGCCGACATCTGTTTACCGGGCCCCGAACGATATAAAAAAATACCTCTCCGGCGACGAATTTAAACTGTATGAACTTATATGGCAGAGGTTTGTTTCAAGCCAGATGACAGATGCAGTTTATGATACGCTTTCCTGCGATATAAAGGCTAAAAACTATATTTTCAGGGCAACGGGAAAGACCCTGAAATTCAGCGGTTTTCTGCAGGTGTATGAGATCCTTGAAAATGATAACGGAAAAGAAAAGGATGACAAAGACAGCAGCCTCCCAGACCTTATTGAAGGGGAAAAGCTAAGTTTGATAAAACTTTACCCGGAACAGCATTTCACTGAGCCTCCTCCGAGGTTCAATGAAGCGAGCCTTATAAAGGCTCTTGAAGAACACGGCATAGGCCGGCCTTCGACCTATGCTCCGATAATAAAAACTATACAGGACAGAAGCTATGTCCGCATGGATCAAAGAAGGTTTTTTCCTACGCAGCTCGGCAGTCTGGTCGACAGCGTCCTGGCAAAGCATTTTGCCGAAATTGTCGATATAGAGTTTACTGCAGGCGTGGAAGAAAAGCTTGACCTTATCGCTGAAGGCAGCAGCAAGTGGACCAAGGTGATAGAAGAATTTTATACCCCCTTTAGTAAAGACCTTGAGCAGGCAGACAAGAATATGGAGCGGCAAAAAATAAAGCCCGAAGAATCAAAAGAGATCTGTCCTAAATGCGGCAAACCTATGGTGATAAGGGATTCAAGGAGGGGCAGGTTCCTTGCCTGTTCAGGTTTTCCAGAATGCCGTACTACATTTTCCATAGATAAAAACAACGATATAATAGTTAAACCGGCACCTGAAGCTACGGGGCAGGTATGCGAAAAGTGCGGCAAACCGATGCTTAAAAGGTTCGGCAAAAGAGGCCCGTTTTTAGCCTGCTCGGGATTTCCGGGATGCAGGAATACTAAAAGGCTGCCCAAAGAAGACGGCAATAAAGAACAAGATGAAAAATGA
- a CDS encoding tyrosine recombinase XerC — MKNEEVIKTELDINAKKFFQYLRAERNYSKNTLRAYEADLRDFYSFLKDNYPAKKPHQSERIIFREYLSFLGKKNLKRSSVIRKAAALRSLFKFLTREKIVAKNPFLYVSTPKKEKRIPVFLSEEEIRGLFSLNEIKLRDRAMLELLYSGGIRIEELVSLNINDINFIEGLVRVWGKGNKERIVPVGDKSLSVLHDYIKETRRNPGSEPALFINRFGKRISSRGARKTLHQWFLKAGFIKKVSPHTLRHSFATHLLDRGCDLRSVQEMLGHSSLVTTQVYTHVTTESLKRIYNKSHPRA; from the coding sequence ATGAAAAATGAAGAAGTAATTAAAACGGAATTAGATATAAACGCAAAAAAATTCTTTCAATATCTGAGGGCAGAGAGGAATTACTCAAAAAACACATTAAGGGCTTACGAAGCTGACCTGAGAGATTTCTATTCATTTTTGAAAGATAATTACCCTGCGAAGAAACCGCATCAAAGCGAGCGGATAATATTTCGCGAATACCTCTCTTTCCTTGGCAAGAAAAACCTGAAACGGTCTTCTGTAATAAGGAAAGCAGCGGCGCTGCGGTCTTTGTTCAAATTCTTAACCAGAGAAAAAATAGTTGCAAAAAACCCTTTTCTGTATGTCTCAACCCCGAAAAAGGAAAAAAGGATACCTGTTTTTTTAAGCGAGGAAGAAATAAGGGGACTGTTTTCGCTTAATGAAATAAAGTTAAGGGACAGGGCAATGCTTGAACTTTTATATTCCGGTGGAATAAGGATAGAGGAGCTGGTAAGCCTGAATATAAATGATATCAATTTTATTGAGGGGCTGGTCAGGGTCTGGGGGAAAGGGAACAAGGAGCGGATAGTGCCTGTAGGAGACAAATCCCTGTCCGTGCTGCATGATTATATAAAGGAAACAAGAAGAAACCCGGGCAGCGAACCTGCTTTATTTATAAACCGTTTTGGGAAGCGTATTTCAAGCCGCGGAGCCAGAAAAACACTACACCAGTGGTTTTTAAAAGCAGGTTTTATAAAAAAAGTCAGCCCTCATACCTTAAGGCACAGTTTCGCTACTCATTTACTGGACAGGGGGTGCGATTTGCGGAGCGTGCAGGAAATGCTGGGCCACTCAAGCCTGGTTACGACACAAGTTTATACGCATGTGACTACTGAAAGCCTAAAGAGGATATACAATAAGTCGCATCCGAGAGCGTAG
- a CDS encoding MazG family protein yields MSKNRSGAPITGAKDSLNNATSRLPHTPTPVRGFSCVGKNPIIEFKKLINIMDRLRGPGGCPWDKHQTHESLIKYLFEESLELQTAIRNQDLENIKEELGDILLQVVFHSRIASETGCFNIADVISEINKKLIRRHPHVFGKKKLKNSAQVIKQWKKIKALEKKNKIK; encoded by the coding sequence TTGTCAAAAAACCGCAGCGGCGCCCCTATAACAGGAGCCAAGGACTCTTTAAATAACGCTACCTCCAGACTTCCTCATACTCCAACCCCCGTCAGGGGGTTTTCATGCGTAGGGAAAAATCCCATTATTGAGTTTAAAAAACTTATTAATATCATGGACCGGCTGCGCGGTCCGGGCGGATGCCCCTGGGACAAGCACCAGACTCACGAATCGCTTATAAAGTATTTATTCGAGGAATCCCTGGAGCTTCAAACCGCTATAAGGAATCAAGACCTGGAGAACATTAAAGAAGAGCTTGGCGACATCCTTTTACAGGTCGTTTTCCATAGCCGTATCGCCAGCGAAACCGGTTGTTTCAATATAGCCGATGTTATTTCAGAAATCAACAAAAAATTGATAAGGCGGCACCCTCACGTCTTTGGAAAGAAAAAACTGAAAAACTCCGCTCAAGTAATAAAACAATGGAAAAAAATAAAAGCCCTCGAAAAAAAGAATAAAATAAAGTAA
- a CDS encoding response regulator, with translation MRILIVDDDAPVLDFLGMFFESLQHEAIKSNTYKDALKSLVKEQPDLVLLDIRMSEKDGLAIFKEMREIDRDVPIAMITAFKDAERIIEAFRLGAIDCLLKPFNIDYIVTSLLPRVRLRKR, from the coding sequence ATGCGTATTTTAATAGTAGATGACGATGCGCCCGTGCTCGATTTCTTGGGTATGTTCTTTGAAAGTTTACAGCACGAAGCTATAAAGTCAAATACCTATAAAGATGCCTTAAAAAGCCTGGTCAAGGAACAGCCCGACCTTGTTTTGCTGGATATAAGGATGTCTGAAAAAGACGGGCTTGCAATTTTCAAAGAGATGAGAGAAATTGACAGGGATGTTCCGATCGCAATGATAACGGCTTTTAAAGATGCAGAACGGATCATTGAAGCTTTCCGGTTAGGTGCGATAGATTGTTTGCTGAAGCCTTTTAATATAGATTATATAGTAACCTCACTGTTACCACGAGTAAGGCTGCGAAAACGGTAA
- a CDS encoding response regulator: MRILVVDDDNIVLDFLQIFFENMKYEVILVSDPTEAVKKLLTEKPDLVLLDISMPKKNGLEVLKDMREVDKDVSIAMITALKDAEQVIEAFRLGAMDFLLKPFNIDYIVKSVLPRVKVRNR; the protein is encoded by the coding sequence ATGAGGATTTTAGTTGTAGATGACGATAATATTGTATTGGACTTTTTGCAGATATTTTTTGAAAATATGAAATACGAAGTAATCCTGGTCAGCGACCCTACTGAAGCTGTAAAAAAGCTACTTACCGAAAAACCCGACCTTGTTTTGCTGGATATATCGATGCCCAAAAAAAACGGCCTTGAAGTCCTTAAGGATATGAGGGAAGTAGATAAGGATGTTTCGATCGCAATGATAACGGCTCTTAAAGATGCTGAACAAGTCATAGAGGCTTTCCGGTTGGGGGCTATGGACTTTTTGTTGAAACCATTCAATATAGATTATATAGTCAAATCTGTTTTACCGAGAGTGAAAGTAAGAAACCGGTAG